The Ralstonia insidiosa region TACGGTGGATCGTCACGATCTGGTGCCTGCTGTTTACCGTCACGGTGTTCTCGGCCACGCATTTCCCCGATGGGCAAGCCGCTGACGATGCGCTGGAAGCCATCGAGGCCGTCGTCGACGATGCGCTGGACGACGTGCAACCGGTTGCCCAGCCCAGCAAGGGCTTCGAGCGTGCCATCAAGGTGGCGCTCGGCAAGCTGGTCAAGCAGCCCGGCCAGTGCTTTAGCGTGGAGCACTGGGTGGCACAGGCGCACACCGCGCCCGATGCACCCTCCAGCAACGCTGCCGCCCCCGATCACCCCAGCGACGCGCCAGAACTCTGGCTGCCGCCGCCTCCCATGACGCTTGCACCCGGCCTGCGTGTCGCGCGTGTCCGCGTTGCACTTCCGCCGTTCCAGGCCGGCCCCACGCCGGCCCCCATGCTGCGTCCGCCTGCCCGCGCCTGATTCCGGCATTCGCCGGAAACCATCCCCTTGAGTTCGTAGTGCAACGCCAACCGGCCGTTTGATTCGACCGGCTGGGCGTTCGCGCTTGCCTGTTCTTCTTTTTCAGGATGATTTCGGATGTTGTCCAATCAGGATGCGGCCGTCCCGTGCCCCGCAGCGGGTGCGCGCGCGTCGCGACGCTTTGTTCTTTCCGCTGTGCTCGCGGCAATGGCCGTCAGTGCCAATGCCGCGCCGCCGGCATCGTTGCCGCGTGCCTCTGCGCCGGCCGTTCAACCGCAGCGTGACGAGGTGCTTCCGCAGCCGCGCTATACCTTGCCGCAGTTGCTGGAACTGGCCCGCGCCAACCACCCGGCACTGGCCGCTTCGCAAGCCCAGGTGCAGGCCGCGCAGGCGGGCATTGCCACTGCACGTGCCTGGCCCAATCCCGAGGTGGAGGCCATGGCCGGCCGCCAGCGCGCTCGCATGCCGGGTGCGGCGGAAGGCCGCACCAATAGCGTGTCGATCACGCAGAAGCTCGACTTGCCGTGGCAGCGCGCTGCCCGCACGCAAGCCGCCGATGCCGCCTACGAAGGCTCACAGGCGGCTGCCCGATCGCTAGCCCGTGCCGTGGAGGCCGATCTCAAACTGCGCTTCTACGACGTCGTACGCCGCGAGGCCGAGCAACGTAACGCGCGCGAAGATGTGATGCTCGTCGAGCAGATCCGCCGCGGCGTGGCCGTGCGTGTGGAGACCGGCGAAGCCCCACGCTACGAACTCATCCGTGGCGATGCCGAGCTGCTCAACGCGCAGCGCAACGCGCAGGCTGCCGCGCTGCGCGTGCAACAGGCATTGGCTGAACTGCGCCGCGCCGTAGGTGCTGATCTGCCGCAAACGTTCGACGTGGATGCCGGTACCGAAACGCCTTCCGTGGCGCACCTGCCACCGCTGGCCGATCTGGTCAGCACCGTTGTCGCGACACATCCGGAGCTGGAGGCCGACCGCGCCGCCTTGCGTGAGGCCGATGCGCGCTTGGCACACGAACGCAGCCAGCGCTGGCCGTCGCTCGCGCTGCGCGGCACGGTCGACCGCCAACCCGATCTGCAGGACAGCCGTGTGGGCCTGGTGATGTCGATCCCGCTCTTCGACCGTCGCGAAGGCCCTGTGGGCGAAGCGGTGGCCGCACGTGAACGCGCACGCGCCCTGTTGCGCGACCGCGAGTTGCGCACGCGCCAGGCAGTGGAATCCGCCTACCGCCAATACGAGATCGCCGAATCGCAAGTCAGCGCGCTCGAATCCGGCGTGATCAAGCAGGCCGAATCGGCCCTGCGTGTGGCCGAGGCCGCGTACCGCCACGGCGAGCGCGGGATTCTCGATTACCTCGACGCCCAGCGCGTCTTCCGCCAGGCACGCAACGACCTGATTGCCGCACGCGCGGACTTGCGCACAGCCGCCGTAGAACTCGACCGCCTGCGCCCGGAGGCCCAATGACACGCCCGAGCCGCTGCATTGCCTCCCGAACTCACGAATCCAGCCCGACCATGCACACACCGTCTTCCTTCTCTTCTTCGATCCGGCTGGCCGGGGTTGCCCTGGCGGCGATGCTGTTGCTGGGTGCCTGCGGCAAAGACGCTGCTGATAGCGCCAAGGCCGCACAGCAAGCCGCCGATCCGAACCTCGTTGTCGCACAGCCCACGCTGGTGCAGCGCCTGAAGTTGGCGCCGGTAGGCAAGCAACCAATTGCCGAACGCCTGCGCGTGCCGGGGCAGATTGCGTTTGATGAACAACGTGTCGCGCGCATCGGTGCCACCGTCACGGGCCGCGTGACGGAGCTGGTCGCCACGCTGGGCCAGAGCGTCAAGGCGGGCGACATCCTCGCGCAACTGCACAGCACCGAGCTGGGTGCAGCGCAGCTCGCCTATCAGAAGGCCGCTGCGCAACGCGACTTACAGGCGCGCGCGCTGGAACGCGCCAAGCTGCTGCTGGCTGCTGATGTGATCGGCTCGGCCGAGCTGCAGAAGCGCCAGAGCGAACTGGCGATGGCCGATGCCGAAGTGCGCGCGGCTGTTGACCAACTGCGTGTGATGGGCGTGTCGCCCGGCACGCTTTCTAAGATGCGCACGGGCGGCATGTCGTCGATCTCGCCGGTGGTGGCGAGCATCAGCGGCACGGTGGTCGAGCGCAAGGTGACGCGCGGCCAGGTGGTGCAGCCGGCCGACGAGCTGTTCACCGTGGCGGACCTGTCACGCGTGTGGGTGGTGGGCGAAGTGCCCGAGAACGCTGCTGCCGGTGTGCGTGCCGGCCAATCGGTGGAGGTCGACACCGGCGCGGGTGAGCGCATTGTCGGCAAGCTGATCTGGGTGTCCGACATCGTTGATCCGCAATCGCGCACGGTGACGGTGCGCACGGAGGTCGATAACGCTGAGCGCACGCTCAAGCCATCGATGCTGGCCACGCTGCTGATCCAGTCGCGCCCCGAAGAGCGCGTGGTCGTGCCGACCTCCGCCGTGGTGCGCGAAGACAACCGCGACTACGTGTTCGTGCGCGCGGGCGACAAGGACAGCGACTACCGCCTCACGCCTGTCAAGCTGGGCGATGAATCCAATGGTGTGCGCCCGGTGGTTTCGGGTGTGCAGGTTGGCCAACCCATCGTCGTTGAAGGCGGCTTCCACCTGAACAATGAGCGCAAGCGCGCCGAGATGGAGGGCGCATGATCGACGCATTGATTCGCGGTGCGCTCAAGCAGCGGCTTGTGGTGGCCGTGCTGGCTGCCGTGCTGCTGTTCTTCGGGCTGGATGCCGCACGCAAGCTGTCGCTGGATGCGTTTCCTGACGTGACCAACGTGCAGGTGCAGATCGCCACGGAGGCACCCGGGCGCTCGCCGGAAGAGGTCGAACGCTTTGTGACCGTGCCGGTGGAAATGGCCATGACCGGCCTGCCGGCACTCGTTGAAATGCGCTCGCTCAACAAGCCGGGGCTGTCGCTCATCACGCTCGTCTTTACCGATGAGACGGATGTGTACTTCGCGCGCCAACTCGTGATGGAGCGGTTGATCGAGGTGCAGTCGCGCATGCCCGCGGGCGTGACGCCGGTGCTGGGGCCTGTCTCCACAGGCTTGGGCGAGGTGTACCAGTACACGCTCGACAAGCCGGATGATGGCGACAAGGAACTCTCCGTCGAAGAACTTACCCAGCGCCGCATCGCGCAGGACTGGGTGGTGCGTCCGCTGCTGCGCTCCATTCCGGGCGTGGCGGAAATCAACTCGCAGGGCGGCTACGAGAAGCAGTACCAGGTGCTGGTCAACCCGGAGCGTTTGCGCCATCACAACGTGACGGTCAAGCAGGTGTTCGAGGCGCTGGCTGCCAATAACGCCAACTCCGGTGGCGGTGTGCTGCCGCACTTTGCGGAGCAGTACCTGATCCGCGGTGTGGGCCTGGTGCGTGACACGAATGACATTGGCGCCATCGTGCTCAAGGAGGTCAACGGTACGCCGCTGAATATCCGCGATGTGGCAGAAGTGAAGATTGGCACGGCGGTGCGGGCGGGCGCGGTGGTCAAGAACGGCGTGACTGAATCGGTCGGTGGCGTGGTCATGATGATGCGCGGCGGTAATGCGAAGGAAGTCGTCGCCCGCATCCAGGATCGCGTCAAGGTCATCAACAGCGACGGCATGCTGCCCGGCGGCCTGAAGATCGTGCCGTACTACGAGCGTTCGGACCTTGTGGATTCTGCGCTGAAGACCGTCATCAAAGTGCTGGCCGAAGGCGTGGTGCTGGTGGTGATCGTGCTGCTGCTGTTCCTGGGCGACATACGCTCGTCGCTCATCGTGGTCGGCACGTTGATCTTGACACCGCTGCTGACGTTCATCGCGATGAACAAGCTCGGTATCTCGGCCAACCTGATGTCGTTGGGTGGGCTGGCGATTGCCATTGGCTTGATGGTGGACGGCTCGGTGGTGGTGGTGGAAAACGCCTTCGCGCACCTGGCCAAACCACGAGACCCGAACGAAAGCCGCGCACGCATCATCCTGCATGCGGTAACAGAGGTGGCAACGCCCGTGATCTTTGGCGTGGGCATCATCATCCTGGTGTTCCTGCCGCTGATGACGCTGGAAGGCATGGAGGGCAAGATGTTCGCGCCGCTGGCCTTCACGATTGCAATTGCGCTGTTTTTCTCGCTGGTGCTGTCGCTCACGCTCACGCCGGTGTTGTCGTCGTATCTGTTGAAGCCGAAGGTGCACAAGCACGTGAAAGGCGAACACAGCGATGACCCGCATGCCGAGCACGATGCACACGACACGTGGCTGATTCGCAAGATGAAGAAGCCGTATCTGCGCATGCTGGAATGGAGCCTGAACAACGGCCGCAAGACGGTTGTCGTGGCCGTGGCAGTGTTCTTCGCTACCGGCGCGTTGATGCCGTTCCTGGGCACGGCGTTTATCCCCGAGATGAAGGAGGGCTCGGTGGTGCCCGGTATCAACCGCGCACCGAATATCTCGCTGGAAGAGTCGATCCGCATGGAGATGGAAGCCATGCGCCTGGTGATGCAGGTGCCGGGTGTGAAGTCCGCTGTGTCGGGTGTGGGCCGTGGCGAATCGCCGGCCGACCCGCAAGGCCAGAACGAATCGACGCCGATCGTCTCGCTCAAGCCGCGTGACGAATGGCCGAAGGGCTGGAACCAGGACGACATTGCCGAGGCGATGCGCAAGGCGTTGCAAGTGCTGCCTGGCGTGCAGATCGTCATGGCCCAGCCGATTTCCGACCGCGTGGATGAGATGGTGACGGGCGTGCGTTCGGACGTCGCCATCAAGGTGTTCGGCGATGACCTCAACACGCTGCGCGAGAAGGCCGAGGCGATTGCCAAGGTGGCGCAGGGCATCCAGGGTGCGCAGGACATGCGTGTGGAGCGCATCACAGGCCAGCAGTACCTGCAGATCGCCATTGACCGGCAGGCCATTGCGCGTCACGGCCTGAACGCGGCCGACGTGCAAAACGTGATCGAAACCGCCATCGGCGGCAAGGAAGCCACGGAAATCTTCGAAGGCGAGCGCCGCTTCAGCGCCGTGGTGCGCCTGCCGGAGACGTATCGCGGCAGCGTAGAGGCCATTCGCAACCTGATCGTGGCAGCACCCAACGGCGCACAGGTGCCGATGGAGAGCATCGCCCGCATCGAGGTGACTGATGGCCCCGCGCAGATCAGCCGTGAACTCGGTAAGCGCCGCGTGGTGGTGGGCGTGAACGTGCGTGACCGCGACCTGGGCGGCTTCGTGGCCGAGCTGCAGGGTGCCGTGGCGCAGAAGGTCAAGTTGCCCGAGGGCTACTACCTGGAGTGGGGCGGCCAGTTCCAGAACATGGAACGCGCCATGGGCCACCTGAAGGTGATCGTGCCGATTACGGTGGCGGCCATCTTCTTCCTGCTGTTCCTGCTGTTCAACTCCGTGCGCTACGCCACGCTGATCATCCTGGTGCTGCCGTTCGCCTCCGTGGGCGGGATCATCGGATTGTTCGTCACCGGGGAATACCTCTCCGTGCCGGCATCCGTGGGCTTCGTCGCGCTATGGGGTATCGCGGTGCTTAACGGCGTGGTGCTGGTCAGTACGATCCGCAGTTTGCGGGAGCAGGGGATGTCGGTGGAGGAATCCGTGCGGCTGGGTTCGCGCATGCGCTTCCGCCCCGTGATGATGACCGCCACCGTGGCCATGCTGGGTTTGATCCCATTCCTGTTTGCCACGGGCCCGGGTTCGGAAGTGCAACGGCCACTGGCCATCGTGGTGATTGGCGGTCTGCTGACCTGCACGCTGCTCACGCTGGTGATGCTGCCCACGCTGTACAAATGGTTTGATGAGGAGTCGAAGGCATGAAGGAAATCCGCATCGTAGTGCGCCCGCAATTGCTGGAGCGCTTGCATGAGGCCCTGCGTGGTTGTCCGGGGTTTCCGGGCATGACGGTGGGCGAGGTGAATGGTTACCCGCCGGTGGCTTCGCAGGCCGGTGCACATTCCATCAAGGAGGATCTGACCGAGTTCGTGCCGCGTGTGCGCATCGAGCTGGTGGTGTCGGATGCGCTGGCAAGCATGCTGTTCGATGCCTCCGTCAAGGTGCTTGAACACGGCCAGACCGGCGACAGCGCCATCTGGATGACCGATGTGGTACAGGCCACCTTTCTGCATCGCACGGGTTGATGCGGGTTTGATGCGCCCATGAAAAACGGCGGACTGTGTCCGCCGAAAATCGGGAGCCAACGTTGCAGCGGGCCACCTCGTAAGAAGTGGCCCGTTTGCTTTGGTGCTTACCGCTTGATGTCGGTCAGGTGCTTCATGACGCCTTCGTAGCGGAACTTGTGGATCGGGCGATCCATCGACTGCATTTCCTGCAGCTGCACCGCTTGCGGACGCAGCGAGCCGGTCGGCTTCACCGCCTGCGCAGCCAGCGTGGCCACGGCAGGCTGGAAGTTCTTGATACCGACGATCTGGTCGTACTGCGCTTTGGTGATCAGCTGCGCGTTGTACAACTGCGTGGCATCGCCTGCGATGTTGGTCTTCGTGGCGTCGGTGGTGATGGCACCGGCCTGCGCCAGCAGGTTGCTCCACAGCGTCGGGCTGTAGTTGGTCACGTAGTAGTCCAGGCCCGACGGGTTGGCCAGCACGGCCGAGCACGTCGGCAGCGTGACCTGCGCGGTCTGCTGGTCCAGCACGATGGTCTGCGTCTTGCTGAAGTTGTCGCCATACGCCAGCGTGAGCGGCACGTTCCACTGGTAGCCGGAGTACACGTTCTTGTTCGGGAACGCGCGCTGCGTGATGGTCAGCACGTTCTGGTTGGTGGCCGGGTTGCACTGCGCATCAATGGTGACGAGCGGCAGGCCCGTCTGGCGCACGAAGCTGTCGCCCACCTTACTGACCATACCCGCGGGCTTGCCGCTGGCGGCTTCCAGTTCTGCCCACAGGCGCGGCGGCGTGCCGTTACCGAACTTGTACTTGTTCAGGTAGCTCTGCAGGCCCTTGCGCATCGCGTCCTTGCCGATGTAGTTCTCCAACATCTGCAGAACGTGGCCGCCCTTGTTGTAGGCAAAGCTGTCGAGGAAATCCATCGAGCCAGCATCGCTCAGGTTGTGCTGCACCGGCACGGCCGTCGGCTGTAGATCCAGCGTGATCACGCGCTGCTTGACCGCCGCATAGTTGGCCCACGTGTTGCCCGGAAACTCGGGGTGGATGGTGATCTTCGTGACGTTCTCGAACCAGTTGGCGAAGGATTCGTTCAGCCAGATGTCATCCCACCAGTCCAGCGTGACCAGGTCACCAAACCATTGGTGCGCCAATTCATGCGATACCACCACGAACGAGCGCCCCTTGCCCATCGAGTGGACGGTCGTGGGCGCACCCTCGGGCGGCACCAGCACCTGATCGGCAAACTCGAAGATGGCGCCCCAGTTCTCCATGCCGCCAAAGCCGGCGTTCTTGTTGTTGTAGCTGTCGTTGGCGACGATGGTGTCCATCTTGTCGAACGGCAGCGGGATCTGGAAGTAGTTGTAGTAGTGGTTCAGCGCTTCCTTCGTGAACTGCATGCCGGCCACTGCGGAGTGCGCCTCGCCAGGTGGTACCCACCAGCGCAGGCGCATGCTGCTGCCATCCAGCGGGTTGGTGAACTTGTCTTCCAGAATGTCGAACTTGCCGCCGCCGAAGAACAGCAGATAGGCCGGCATCGAAGGCGTCTTGGCAAACGAGACTTGCTGATAGCCATCCGGCAGCTTGGTCGCGCCGGTCTGCTTGCCGTTGGCCACGGCCTTCCAGTCGCCCGGGATTTCTGCCGTCACCTCAAATGTGTTGCGGAAGGCGGGCTCGTCCCAGCTCGGGAACCATTCGCGCGCAAAGTTGGATTCGCCCTGCGTGACGATGGCATCCGAGCTTTCCCCCGTAGCGGCCTGCAGGCCCAGCTTGAAGATGCCCTCAGCCTTGGTGAAGTTGATCGTGCCCGTCCACTCCATGTGCAGCACGTAGTTGCCGGGCTTGATGTCGGCGGTCGGGTCGCGCAGGTCATAGAAGGCACCTTGTGATTGCGGAATCGGCACCAGCACGCGCGACGGGCCGTTGCCCGAGGTAGGCGTGAGCGTCAGGCGCGAGGCGTCGAGCTTCAGGTCACGCACGGCCAGCGTAACTGCGCCGGTCTGCTTGGTGACCTTGATCTCCACATCGGCACGGCCTGAGAAGCTGTTGAGGTCTGCGCTGGGGCGGAACCACAGCTTGTAGTTGACCGGCTTGATGTAGTCCGGCAATTCCACGGGCGGTACGGATGCATCCACCGCCGGTGCCGGTGCATTGATGTTGCCGGTATTGGCATTGCCCTGCTGCTCTGAGCCGTTGGCGCCGAGCTTGCCGCCTGCAGGGCTGAGCGTGTCGTCTCCGCCGCCGCCGCAAGCCGCCAGAATCATCATTGCCGCTGTCGCCTGGGCCACTAGGGCGAGTTTGAACGTGCGACGTGTGTGACGGTCGCCTGCGCCGCTGGTCGCTGCGCCGTTGGCATATGTCGCGGCCGTACGACGGGTGGTGGTCGAATCCCGCATTGCCTTTCTCCTCAGATGGAAACGAATCGGCAGCCCAGGGCTCGAAAAGATTTGGGGGGAAGGACCGCCGAATCAGGACAGGAATAATCCCGCAGTCGCAGGACATAAACGACGACATGGCGTGACAGTGTCGTCACAGCCCTGCTCAGGGATGCACGGATTCTGGAGGAAAAGTTCTCTGAATCGAGACGAAGTTTTTTAATTCACATGCGGCAATCAATTGCCCGATTTCTTGTAGTTTTTGACCCGGGGGAACACGTTCCGACGGGGTCCTCTTGGGGGCCACATGCGAGTTTTGCAAAGTGCGTTGAAAAATCGAAATGAAGCGCGCGCTTCTTGCATGTTTCGTAAAGATGGGGCGGCGCTTTATTACAACGTTAGATAAAGAAAAACTGTACGCGCAGCGCCTGTCGATAATGCGGAATAAAAACACACTGAATATAGTCTGACGATTAGCTGACGGCGCTTGGGGGGCTGTCGTCATGCAGGAGTAATTCTTCCGGATGAGGCAAGCATCGCGCGCGGCGGTGCGCAAAGCCTGTACGCTCGCAACGTTGGTTAACTCGTTCTCTTGGTTGAGCGTTTCATGCAATCCGCGTCCGATAGCGTCAGCAGCCCGGCTGCCGTCGGAGTCGATCTGATCGACTTCTTCGATGTCACTCCCACCTCGCTCTGGCTGGAGGACTACAGCGATCTCCATCGCCTGTTCGCCAAATGGCGTGAAGCCGGGGTGACCGACCTGCAGCGCTTTCTGGAAGAGGACGTATCACGCGTGGCGGCGTGCTCGGCCTGCATCAAGGTGCTACGCGTGAACCGGCGCACCCTGGCGATGTACGCTGCCCAGGATACCGATCAGCTCACCGCCCGCCTGGCAGAAGTGCTGCGCGACGACATGCTCGAAGCCCATGTGGGCGAGCTCGTGCAGCTCTGGTCTGGCAGTCCGTCATTCGAGAGCCGCAGCGTCAACTACACGCTCGACGGCCGACGCCTCGACATCCTGCTCAAGGGCGTGCTGCTGCCCGATCACGATCAGCCGTGGGACCGCGTGCTCGTGGCCGTGGACGACATTACCGAGCTGGAAGACGCCCGGCGCCGCGTCGCCGCCAGCCAGCTCTATGCGCAGGGCGTGTTCGAGCACGCCCCCGTCTCGCTGTGGGTGGAGAACTTCAGCATCATCAAGGCGCTGCTGGATGAAGTGCGCGAGCAGGGCATCTCGGATTTCCGCACCTTTACCGATGTGCACCCCGAGTTTGTCGAGCGCTGCATGCAGGAGATCCAGGTGCTGGACGTCAACGGCTTCACCCTGGAGATGTTCAAGGCGCGCAACCGCAACGATTTGCTCAGCCGCCTGCCCGAAGTGTTTCGCGACGACATGCGCCCGCACTTTCGCGAGCAGTTGATCGACCTGTGGGAGGGCAAGCTCTTCCAGCAGCGCGAGGTGGTCAACTACGCGCTGGACGGCAACCCGCTGAACATCCACCTGCAGTTTTCCGTGTTTCCCGGGCGCGAGAAGGATTGGAGCAAGGTGCTGCTGGCCCTGACCGACATCACCGCGCGCAAGAAGGCCGAGTCCTACCTGGAATACCTCGGCAAGCACGACGTGCTGACCAAGCTGAAGAACCGCTCGTTCTACGTGGACGAGGTCAACCGGCTGGAGCGCAAGGGGCCGTTCCCCGTGACGGTCATCATGATCGACCTGAACGACCTGAAGACCGTCAACGACCAGCTCGGCCACGCCGCGGGCGATGCACTGCTGCGCCGCGCCGGCGAGGTACTCGGCAAGGCCGTTGACAAGCCGTCATACGCGGCACGTATCGGTGGCGACGAGTTTGCGATACTCATGCCCGGCGCAGACGCGCATGCCGGCCAGACGCTGAT contains the following coding sequences:
- a CDS encoding TolC family protein, with amino-acid sequence MLSNQDAAVPCPAAGARASRRFVLSAVLAAMAVSANAAPPASLPRASAPAVQPQRDEVLPQPRYTLPQLLELARANHPALAASQAQVQAAQAGIATARAWPNPEVEAMAGRQRARMPGAAEGRTNSVSITQKLDLPWQRAARTQAADAAYEGSQAAARSLARAVEADLKLRFYDVVRREAEQRNAREDVMLVEQIRRGVAVRVETGEAPRYELIRGDAELLNAQRNAQAAALRVQQALAELRRAVGADLPQTFDVDAGTETPSVAHLPPLADLVSTVVATHPELEADRAALREADARLAHERSQRWPSLALRGTVDRQPDLQDSRVGLVMSIPLFDRREGPVGEAVAARERARALLRDRELRTRQAVESAYRQYEIAESQVSALESGVIKQAESALRVAEAAYRHGERGILDYLDAQRVFRQARNDLIAARADLRTAAVELDRLRPEAQ
- a CDS encoding efflux RND transporter periplasmic adaptor subunit, whose product is MTRPSRCIASRTHESSPTMHTPSSFSSSIRLAGVALAAMLLLGACGKDAADSAKAAQQAADPNLVVAQPTLVQRLKLAPVGKQPIAERLRVPGQIAFDEQRVARIGATVTGRVTELVATLGQSVKAGDILAQLHSTELGAAQLAYQKAAAQRDLQARALERAKLLLAADVIGSAELQKRQSELAMADAEVRAAVDQLRVMGVSPGTLSKMRTGGMSSISPVVASISGTVVERKVTRGQVVQPADELFTVADLSRVWVVGEVPENAAAGVRAGQSVEVDTGAGERIVGKLIWVSDIVDPQSRTVTVRTEVDNAERTLKPSMLATLLIQSRPEERVVVPTSAVVREDNRDYVFVRAGDKDSDYRLTPVKLGDESNGVRPVVSGVQVGQPIVVEGGFHLNNERKRAEMEGA
- a CDS encoding efflux RND transporter permease subunit, translated to MIDALIRGALKQRLVVAVLAAVLLFFGLDAARKLSLDAFPDVTNVQVQIATEAPGRSPEEVERFVTVPVEMAMTGLPALVEMRSLNKPGLSLITLVFTDETDVYFARQLVMERLIEVQSRMPAGVTPVLGPVSTGLGEVYQYTLDKPDDGDKELSVEELTQRRIAQDWVVRPLLRSIPGVAEINSQGGYEKQYQVLVNPERLRHHNVTVKQVFEALAANNANSGGGVLPHFAEQYLIRGVGLVRDTNDIGAIVLKEVNGTPLNIRDVAEVKIGTAVRAGAVVKNGVTESVGGVVMMMRGGNAKEVVARIQDRVKVINSDGMLPGGLKIVPYYERSDLVDSALKTVIKVLAEGVVLVVIVLLLFLGDIRSSLIVVGTLILTPLLTFIAMNKLGISANLMSLGGLAIAIGLMVDGSVVVVENAFAHLAKPRDPNESRARIILHAVTEVATPVIFGVGIIILVFLPLMTLEGMEGKMFAPLAFTIAIALFFSLVLSLTLTPVLSSYLLKPKVHKHVKGEHSDDPHAEHDAHDTWLIRKMKKPYLRMLEWSLNNGRKTVVVAVAVFFATGALMPFLGTAFIPEMKEGSVVPGINRAPNISLEESIRMEMEAMRLVMQVPGVKSAVSGVGRGESPADPQGQNESTPIVSLKPRDEWPKGWNQDDIAEAMRKALQVLPGVQIVMAQPISDRVDEMVTGVRSDVAIKVFGDDLNTLREKAEAIAKVAQGIQGAQDMRVERITGQQYLQIAIDRQAIARHGLNAADVQNVIETAIGGKEATEIFEGERRFSAVVRLPETYRGSVEAIRNLIVAAPNGAQVPMESIARIEVTDGPAQISRELGKRRVVVGVNVRDRDLGGFVAELQGAVAQKVKLPEGYYLEWGGQFQNMERAMGHLKVIVPITVAAIFFLLFLLFNSVRYATLIILVLPFASVGGIIGLFVTGEYLSVPASVGFVALWGIAVLNGVVLVSTIRSLREQGMSVEESVRLGSRMRFRPVMMTATVAMLGLIPFLFATGPGSEVQRPLAIVVIGGLLTCTLLTLVMLPTLYKWFDEESKA
- a CDS encoding P-II family nitrogen regulator, whose protein sequence is MKEIRIVVRPQLLERLHEALRGCPGFPGMTVGEVNGYPPVASQAGAHSIKEDLTEFVPRVRIELVVSDALASMLFDASVKVLEHGQTGDSAIWMTDVVQATFLHRTG
- a CDS encoding M1 family metallopeptidase: MRDSTTTRRTAATYANGAATSGAGDRHTRRTFKLALVAQATAAMMILAACGGGGDDTLSPAGGKLGANGSEQQGNANTGNINAPAPAVDASVPPVELPDYIKPVNYKLWFRPSADLNSFSGRADVEIKVTKQTGAVTLAVRDLKLDASRLTLTPTSGNGPSRVLVPIPQSQGAFYDLRDPTADIKPGNYVLHMEWTGTINFTKAEGIFKLGLQAATGESSDAIVTQGESNFAREWFPSWDEPAFRNTFEVTAEIPGDWKAVANGKQTGATKLPDGYQQVSFAKTPSMPAYLLFFGGGKFDILEDKFTNPLDGSSMRLRWWVPPGEAHSAVAGMQFTKEALNHYYNYFQIPLPFDKMDTIVANDSYNNKNAGFGGMENWGAIFEFADQVLVPPEGAPTTVHSMGKGRSFVVVSHELAHQWFGDLVTLDWWDDIWLNESFANWFENVTKITIHPEFPGNTWANYAAVKQRVITLDLQPTAVPVQHNLSDAGSMDFLDSFAYNKGGHVLQMLENYIGKDAMRKGLQSYLNKYKFGNGTPPRLWAELEAASGKPAGMVSKVGDSFVRQTGLPLVTIDAQCNPATNQNVLTITQRAFPNKNVYSGYQWNVPLTLAYGDNFSKTQTIVLDQQTAQVTLPTCSAVLANPSGLDYYVTNYSPTLWSNLLAQAGAITTDATKTNIAGDATQLYNAQLITKAQYDQIVGIKNFQPAVATLAAQAVKPTGSLRPQAVQLQEMQSMDRPIHKFRYEGVMKHLTDIKR
- a CDS encoding sensor domain-containing diguanylate cyclase; translated protein: MQSASDSVSSPAAVGVDLIDFFDVTPTSLWLEDYSDLHRLFAKWREAGVTDLQRFLEEDVSRVAACSACIKVLRVNRRTLAMYAAQDTDQLTARLAEVLRDDMLEAHVGELVQLWSGSPSFESRSVNYTLDGRRLDILLKGVLLPDHDQPWDRVLVAVDDITELEDARRRVAASQLYAQGVFEHAPVSLWVENFSIIKALLDEVREQGISDFRTFTDVHPEFVERCMQEIQVLDVNGFTLEMFKARNRNDLLSRLPEVFRDDMRPHFREQLIDLWEGKLFQQREVVNYALDGNPLNIHLQFSVFPGREKDWSKVLLALTDITARKKAESYLEYLGKHDVLTKLKNRSFYVDEVNRLERKGPFPVTVIMIDLNDLKTVNDQLGHAAGDALLRRAGEVLGKAVDKPSYAARIGGDEFAILMPGADAHAGQTLMESLRKLVELNNQFYSGSVLGFSMGCATCHEAGHLESALREADAAMYEDKRVQHEGGRPA